A single genomic interval of Lodderomyces elongisporus chromosome 8, complete sequence harbors:
- the SUN4 gene encoding Sperm-associated antigen 4 protein (CAZy:GH132), which yields MKFSQATILAFAALAIATPAPAPAPAPAADNNNNVLKKLVKKENCDQQVVQGHHQHKRAVVYDYAYVTITVDANGNPVSTVESTSTESTVSSEQTSSTSTDVSSTTTIVQNDSLTSGQQSASEQPLGTLTESSAIASSTSSSSSGSSNGIYGDLADFEDPTEEFQDGVYSCDTFPVGQGVIALNHLGYGGWSGIYNSDTSTGGSCKEGSYCSYACQSGMSKTQWPDDQPSNGVSVGGLLCKNGKLYKSNTRSNYLCEWGVDKAHVKSEIGKSVAICRTDYPGTENMVIPTVVGAGETSVITVVDSDTYYTWRGGSTSAQYYVNNAGVSYEDGCLWGTSGSGVGNWAPLNFGAGYTNGIAYLSLIPNPNNYDSLNFNVKIVAADSSSSVSGSCVYENGKYNGDGTDGCTVGVTTGTANYVLYN from the coding sequence ATGAAGTTCTCTCAAGCCACTATCCTCGCTTTTGCAGCTTTGGCAATTGCTACTCCAGCTCCAGCCCCAGCTCCAGCTCCAGCTGctgacaacaacaacaatgtgCTCAAGAAACTTGTCAAGAAGGAAAACTGCGACCAACAAGTAGTTCAAggccaccaccaacacaaGAGAGCAGTGGTTTACGACTATGCCTATGTCACCATCACTGTTGATGCCAATGGTAACCCAGTCAGCACTGTTGAGTCAACCTCCACCGAGTCCACTGTTCTGTCCGAACAAACCTCATCCACCTCAACTGATGTATCATCCACCACTACTATTGTGCAAAACGACTCGTTAACTTCAGGTCAACAATCTGCCTCTGAACAACCATTGGGAACTTTGACTGAATCCTCAGCAATTGCCTCATCCACTAGCTCAAGCTCCTCAGGTTCCTCAAACGGCATTTACGGCGACTTGGCTGACTTTGAAGACCCAACCGAAGAGTTTCAAGATGGCGTTTACTCATGTGACACTTTTCCTGTTGGCCAAGGTGTTATCGCCTTGAACCATTTGGGATACGGTGGATGGTCAGGAATCTACAACTCTGACACCTCAACTGGTGGCTCATGCAAAGAAGGCTCCTACTGTTCTTATGCTTGTCAAAGCGGTATGTCCAAGACCCAATGGCCAGACGACCAACCATCCAATGGTGTTTCCGTTGGTGGTTTGCTCTGTAAAAATGGTAAATTGTACAAGTCCAACACCAGATCCAACTACTTGTGTGAATGGGGTGTTGACAAGGCCCACGTCAAGAgtgaaattggaaaaagcGTTGCCATCTGTAGAACCGATTACCCAGGTACCGAAAATATGGTTATCCCCACTGTTGTTGGTGCCGGTGAAACATCTGTGATTACCGTTGTCGATCTGGATACTTACTACACATGGAGAGGCGGTTCCACTTCGGCGCAGTACTATGTCAACAATGCCGGCGTTTCCTACGAAGACGGTTGTCTTTGGGGAACATCTGGATCAGGTGTCGGTAACTGGGCCCCATTGAACTTTGGTGCTGGTTACACAAATGGCATTGCTTACTTGTCATTGATTCCTAACCCAAACAATTACGACTCATTGAACTTTAACGTCAAGATCGTTGCTGCTGATAGTTCCTCTTCTGTGAGTGGACTGTGTGTTTACGAGAACGGTAAGTACAATGGTGATGGTACCGATGGTTGTACTGTTGGTGTTACCACAGGTACAGCCAACTATGTCTTGTACAATTGA
- the CAN1_3 gene encoding arginine transporter Can1 — translation MSYENYEREKPGLSSPSFQAEDIQINPSTSYKYENKEKHLETDYVDSSSAFNEIDQGQVQGVKRGLASRHISMIALGGTIGTGLFISTGGMLADAGPILSLISFLFMTTIAFSVTQSLGEMATLIPVSGSFAQFVTRWVSRSCGAANGWLYWFSWAITFALELSVVGQVVEFWTYAVPLAAWISIFFVIIGVFNLFPVKYYGEVEFWVASIKVLAVFGWIIYALVMVCGGGKTGPVGFRYWRNGYGFNGILVKDKATSRFLAFVASFVNAAFTFQGTELVGISAGESANPRKSVPAAIRKVLIRILLFYVLCMFFMGLLVPYNDPKLQDGAYTSTSPFIIAMENSGTKVLPHIFNAVILTTIISAANSNVYCGSRIIYGLAEARVAPRFFLRVNRGGVPYLAVLFTTAFGALGYLACSTDGANAFNWLLNITATAGLICWGFISVSHIRFMNVLKKRGISRDTLPYKALFMPYSAYYATFFIFLIVLIQGFQVFFDFNATGFFTAYISLILFVVVWIFFQLFFHRFSTKWSDYLVPLDDCDIDSGVREIDEMVWDDNKPKNLWQKFWDIVA, via the coding sequence ATGCTGTACGAAAACtatgaaagagaaaaaccAGGACTTTCTTCGCCCTCTTTTCAAGCAGAAGATATACAAATCAACCCACTGACATCGTACAAATacgaaaataaagaaaaacactTGGAAACAGACTATGTCGACTCAAGCAGCGCATTCAATGAAATAGACCAGGGCCAAGTACAAGGAGTCAAGCGTGGTTTAGCATCAAGACACATCTCCATGATTGCCTTGGGAGGAACCATTGGAACAGGTCTCTTTATCTCAACTGGTGGTATGCTAGCAGATGCAGGTCCAATCTTATCACTCATATCCTTCTTATTCATGACAACAATTGCATTTAGTGTGACCCAATCTCTAGGAGAAATGGCCACACTCATCCCAGTATCAGGCTCATTCGCCCAATTTGTCACCAGATGGGTCTCTAGATCATGCGGTGCAGCTAACGGATGGCTTTATTGGTTCAGTTGGGCCATTACATTTGCCTTGGAACTATCAGTTGTAGGACAAGTGGTGGAATTTTGGACATACGCAGTGCCATTGGCAGCATGGATCAGTATCTTTTTCGTCATTATTGGTGTATTCAACTTGTTCCCCGTGAAATACTATGGTGAAGTTGAATTTTGGGTCGCTTCCATCAAGGTGCTCGCCGTATTTGGATGGATCATTTACGCATTGGTTATGGTTTGCGGCGGTGGTAAAACAGGCCCAGTAGGTTTCCGTTACTGGAGAAACGGATACGGGTTCAATGGTATCTTGGTCAAGGACAAGGCCACCTCCAGATTCTTGGCATTTGTTGCCTCATTCGTTAATGCAGCATTCACTTTCCAAGGTACTGAATTGGTGGGTATCTCTGCCGGTGAGTCAGCCAACCCAAGAAAATCCGTTCCCGCAGCAATTAGAAAAGTCTTGATCCGTATCTTGTTGTTTTACGTGCTTTGTATGTTCTTTATGGGTTTGCTTGTCCCATACAATGACCCCAAATTACAAGATGGTGCTTACACTAGCACATCTCCATTTATCATTGCCATGGAAAACTCAGGAACCAAGGTGTTGCCACACATTTTCAATGCAGTTATTTTAACAACAATCATATCGGCAGCAAACTCCAACGTTTATTGCGGATCAAGAATCATTTACGGCTTGGCAGAAGCCAGAGTCGCACCAAGATTCTTTTTGCGTGTAAACCGCGGCGGTGTGCCATACCTCGCCGTATTGTTCACTACTGCATTTGGTGCATTGGGATACTTGGCCTGTTCAACAGACGGTGCCAATGCATTCAACTGGCTCTTGAATATCACGGCAACTGCAGGTTTGATCTGTTGGGGATTCATCTCGGTGTCACACATTAGATTTATGAAtgttttgaagaaaagaggcATTAGCAGAGACACACTACCATACAAGGCCCTCTTTATGCCATATAGCGCATACTATGCGacattttttatctttttgattGTCTTGATTCAAGGTTTCCAAGTATTCTTTGACTTTAATGCCACTGGTTTCTTTACCGCATACATTTcgttgattttgtttgttgttgtgtggatctttttccaattgtttTTCCATCGCTTTAGTACTAAATGGAGTGATTACTTGGTGCCCTTGGATGACTGCGATATCGATTCTGGTGTAAGAGAAATTGATGAGATGGTGTGGGATGACAACAAGCCTAAAAACTTGTGGCAGAAATTCTGGGACATTGTAgcataa
- the TOP1 gene encoding DNA topoisomerase 1 (BUSCO:EOG09260MRU): protein MSDSEDDVVLSQLAVKTESPSTSPTSNDSDMDIDNKEHDDDSNDDNGGNDDDDDDDDDDYEDEDNIPLSRKTNRKVKVKKEISDEEDEDKPLAKKRKLSNGTAKKANKAATTPKKKTATTKVKKESKTTTTTTTPATTKRKTPAKATTTTKTPKTTKAKTTKGTTTTKVKAEPSTKKTTKASQVKKETSVKSETPESGDGGDDDDEEEEDAGYKWWEAQDEHDGEIKWTSLEHNGVMFPPEYEPLPSHVKLYYDGKPVNLPVEAEEVAGFFGAMVETDHAKNPVFQKNFFNDFKEVLKESGGCNVDIKEFEKMDFSKIYAYYEKKREEKKAMSREEKKRLKEEKDRIEEPFKTCLLNGRKELVGNFRIEPPGLFRGRGAHPKTGKLKRRVRPEQVTLNLSKGVKIPEPPAGHHWAEVRHDNEVTWLAMWKENISDSFKYVRFAANSSVKGQSDFKKFEKARELRQHVDAIRKDYTKMLKSEKMQDRQMATAMYLIDVFALRAGGEKGEDEADTVGCCSLRYEHLTLKPPNQVIFDFLGKDSIRFYQEVEVDKQVFKNLRIFKKDPKRPGDDIFDRINPSMVNKQLQNYMKGLTAKVFRTYNASKTMQDQLDLIPNEGTAAEKVVKFNAANRTVAILCNHQRTVSKNHGNSVQKINDKLRELIWQKIRLKKMILKLEPKLKKKDPKYFEELEDLSNEEIEHIHHLVIERHRQQVQKKFERDNEKLKLEKKPLLKKKDIKEKLDKITELEKEYKKELKTGKPEIPKGATVEKLKTQVENMENRIVSTTLQLKDKEDNSEVSLGTSKMNYIDPRLTVMFSKKFDVPIEKLFTKTLREKFKWAIESTDKDWRF, encoded by the coding sequence ATGAGTGACTCTGAAGACGACGTTGTATTGTCACAACTTGCAGTAAAGACCGAATCCCCATCAACATCACCAACTTCAAATGATTCCGATATGGATATCGACAACAAAGAGCACGATGACGATAGCAATGATGACAATGGCGGgaatgatgacgatgacgatgacgatgatgatgactaTGAAGACGAAGACAACATACCCTTGTCTCgcaaaacaaacagaaaagttaaggtgaagaaggaaatatccgatgaagaagatgaagataaacctttggcaaaaaagagaaaactcAGTAATGGCACAGCAAAAAAAGCTAATAAAGCTGCAACAACGcccaagaaaaaaacagcaACTACAAAGGTGAAAAAAGAGTctaaaacaacaacaacaacaacaacaccagcaacaaccaaaaggaaaacacctgcaaaagcaacaacaaccacaaaaacaccaaaaacaacaaaagcaaaaacaacaaaaggtaccactactaccaaaGTCAAGGCTGAACCATCTACTAAAAAGACTACAAAGGCTTCTcaagtaaaaaaagaaacatcaGTTAAAAGTGAAACTCCAGAGTCAGGAGATGGTGGagacgacgacgatgaagaagaagaagacgcAGGCTACAAATGGTGGGAAGCCCAAGACGAACATGATGGAGAGATCAAATGGACATCACTCGAACATAATGGTGTTATGTTCCCACCAGAATACGAACCTTTACCTTCACACGTCAAACTATACTACGATGGGAAACCAGTCAACTTGCCAGTCGAAGCAGAGGAAGTTGCCGGTTTCTTCGGGGCAATGGTTGAAACCGACCACGCCAAGAACCcagttttccaaaaaaacttttttaaTGATTTTAAAGAAGTGTTGAAGGAATCAGGCGGATGCAATGTTGACATCAAAGAGTTTGAGAAGATGGATTTTAGCAAAATTTATGCCTACTATGAGAAAAAAcgagaagagaaaaaagcaatgagtcgagaagaaaagaaaagacttaaggaagaaaaagataggATCGAGGAACCATTCAAGACATGTTTATTGaatggaagaaaagaattggTGGGCAATTTTAGAATAGAACCTCCAGGCTTATTCCGAGGTCGTGGCGCACACCCAAAGACGGGTAAGTTAAAGAGAAGAGTACGCCCCGAGCAAGTCACCTTGAACTTGAGTAAAGGAGTCAAGATTCCAGAACCTCCTGCAGGACACCATTGGGCAGAAGTACGACATGATAACGAGGTTACATGGCTTGCAATgtggaaagaaaacattTCAGATTCATTTAAATACGTGCGATTCGCTGCAAACTCTTCTGTTAAAGGACAATCCGACTTTAAGAAGTTTGAAAAAGCTAGAGAATTGCGTCAACACGTTGATGCTATAAGGAAAGATTACACCAAGATGCTCAAGTCAGAAAAAATGCAAGATCGACAAATGGCAACGGCAATGTACCTTATTGATGTGTTTGCCTTGAGAGCAGGCGGTGAAAAGGGTGAGGATGAAGCAGATACCGTGGGTTGTTGTTCACTTCGATATGAACATCTTACTTTAAAACCACCGAACCAGGtcatttttgattttcttggTAAAGACTCTATTCGTTTTTACCAAGAAGTTGAAGTAGATAAGCAAGTGTTTAAGAATTTGcgaattttcaaaaaagatCCCAAGAGACCCGGTGACGATATCTTTGATAGGATAAACCCGTCAATGGTTAATAAACAATTACAAAATTATATGAAGGGTTTAACTGCAAAAGTGTTTCGTACATACAATGCATCAAAAACTATGCAGGACCAATTGGACCTTATACCCAATGAAGGTACTGCTGCtgaaaaagttgttaaATTCAATGCGGCAAATAGAACAGTTGCCATATTGTGTAATCACCAGCGTACCGTTAGTAAGAACCATGGCAACTCTGTGCAAAAAATCAATGATAAGTTGAGAGAATTGATTTGGCAGAAAATTAGACTCAAGAAGATGATTTTGAAGTTGGAGccaaagttgaagaagaaggaccCCAAGTATTTCGAAGAACTTGAGGATTTGTCCAATGAAGAGATTGAGCATATTCACCATTTAGTTATCGAAAGACACCGGCAACAAGTGCAAAAGAAGTTTGAACGAGATAACGAGAAATTAAAGTTGGAGAAGAAACCATTgctcaaaaagaaagacattAAGGAGAAATTGGATAAAATAACAGAATTGGAAAAGGAATACAAAAAGGAGCTAAAGACCGGGAAGCCAGAGATCCCCAAAGGCGCTACAgttgagaaattgaaaacacaAGTTGAAAACATGGAGAATAGAATTGTTAGCACCACTTTACAATtgaaagacaaagaagatAACTCTGAAGTCTCTTTGGGTACATCAAAGATGAACTATATTGATCCAAGATTAACGGTgatgttttccaaaaaatttgatgttccaattgaaaaattgtttaCAAAGACATTGAGAGAGAAGTTTAAATGGGCCATCGAGTCAACTGACAAAGACTGGAGGTTTTAA
- a CDS encoding uncharacterized protein (BUSCO:EOG09265RGS) — MPRQRRSAPAPRQQTRSAHTATYPQQHQAPPSYPSAHPAQPQTASQGPGLFGQMASTAAGVAVGSTIGHTLGAGITGMFGGGRSEPAPAPAPAQQDVAAYQQQNSFQNQEQARHCDVDARNFTRCLEENDGNMQTCGFYLQQLKACQEAARQY; from the coding sequence ATGCCTAGACAAAGAAGATCAGCTCCAGCTCCAAGACAACAAACCAGATCAGCTCACACTGCTACATACCCACAACAGCACCAAGCACCTCCTTCATACCCATCAGCACACCCAGCTCAACCACAAACTGCGTCTCAAGGTCCTGGTTTGTTCGGCCAGATGGCCTCTACTGCAGCCGGTGTAGCTGTTGGATCAACCATTGGTCACACCTTGGGTGCTGGTATTACCGGAATGTTTGGTGGCGGTAGATCGGAACCTGCACCAGCTCCAGCTCCAGCTCAACAAGATGTTGCTGcttaccaacaacaaaattcaTTCCAAAACCAAGAACAAGCTAGACATTGCGATGTTGACGCTAGAAACTTTACCAGATGTCTTGAAGAGAATGATGGAAACATGCAAACTTGTGGTTTCTACTTGCAGCAGTTGAAAGCTTGTCAAGAAGCTGCTAGGCAATACTAG
- the CTR1 gene encoding copper transport protein ctr1 has protein sequence MDFVKRHMDMAASSSMDMSHMASSTMDMAMETGMNMASSNSSSSSSSSSMNMGSHKMGMHMWFTTEFKDYPVLFKTLTASTKGEAFGIFVLLFFAAFFSRLLEFVRNYLEEVVWNNDTYTEYEAGIANHAARVSMEPTRSCADDSIDKDSGIQENIAHPQNVSGDNGNGNGNGNGAVHNNNSNNGISMASKLVRDAIRLALCIVPDLFGYTLMLAAMTYTLTYFFAVVIGSGVGRFVSERLSENFRIKRKIPARGCVC, from the coding sequence ATGGATTTCGTAAAAAGACACATGGATATGGCAGCCTCGTCATCAATGGATATGTCGCATATGGCATCATCCACCATGGACATGGCAATGGAGACAGGAATGAATATGGCTAGCTCcaactcttcttcttcttcctccctGTCGTCAATGAACATGGGCTCACACAAGATGGGAATGCACATGTGGTTCACCACCGAGTTTAAGGACTATCCCGTTTTGTTCAAGACATTGACTGCATCCACAAAGGGAGAAGCGTTTGGTATATTTGTgctcttgttttttgctgctttcttttcaagACTATTGGAGTTTGTTAGAAACTACTTGGAGGAAGTTGTATGGAATAATGACACATACACCGAGTACGAGGCTGGAATAGCTAACCACGCAGCAAGAGTCTCGATGGAACCAACCAGATCATGTGCAGATGACTCAATTGACAAGGACTCAGGCATACAggagaatattgcacaTCCACAGAATGTAAGTGGTGATAATGGTAATGGTAATGgtaatggtaatggtgctgttcacaacaacaacagcaacaatgGTATCAGTATGGCAAGCAAACTAGTAAGAGACGCAATCAGATTGGCTTTATGTATTGTTCCTGATTTGTTTGGATACACCTTGATGTTGGCAGCTATGACCTATACGCTCACTTATTTCTTTGCCGTGGTTATTGGCTCCGGTGTGGGAAGATTTGTTAGTGAACGTTTGAGCGAAAACTTTAGAATCAAGCGTAAAATCCCCGCTAGAGGATGTGTCTGCTAA
- the SEC8 gene encoding exocyst subunit, producing MAPRRLSYVMPVPEHLQKGKEDAISDLKMIHNEIKYDWPQILQSNANPIEVAVAFLDDTSVGLAHRLKEFSGFKRRTEGVLRHVVDEHYELFSNSIGSYHMLLSSLNQSKQDSKEIKEFLESSKKEVSDRSSLLAELAQSSARYEEMIEILDAIKLLNNVPDEIDQLIAEKKIHEIYNVISNAYKTAERYSLWSLPALAEVKIYLEEQSNKLHDMIVDELQSEIYSKNDRSITKNGESIWQTLITSKSPQMASFITLLKSENLEQYVYNSANFDISEVVDYLTEPVRKFLFEQLLDLHIFSTGEEGAVNYKVLLQTTSNPNSESYHYIYKLLLTASKLGRLDQVVATLVQSNQSELQGLINRTTEEVKSKNGHALSKLMKNSHYVEKDSLFDVMTGNNFNDSSVVILSELFGSIIVKCLITFQKHKVVNEVCALLNGKPASTISPNATNIAPSNELSYIWNITKSEIENLIMSYIYNEEAYSLGTHLPLLDQKNAKTSTSATTTTTTTAAGAATSSSILPTSVASSTAAIKQQSMKNKLFKFENVDWSTTKSAQELASSLTEIFPGFHLEDEDDKDALEMKTPYFEDEAFNDQLEVLVPKNLFNMRIILEPFLIFIDGSHRLFANFTEPKSTKSVGKQDAYQFFNTFMKSSFLSYFEDAIELVFGEQVGGSYAKDVYTGATEPSGLKLDLISLNRDSQLKQLGKNSVSKLDSNLVIYENAYNFKKLFLELCLILNTSLTYREEISNLVLKTLQSFATEYGKLFQDLLASNEGQLNRPVSRISKWMNLHTLSEFSGDILILREQQKHQQQQQHEEQQASEKLPLLVDAENRVILAETKDVAVVKDDLLDNDSLTQVVHLLLTSTWVLSWIHLIKKESNYNIFDDEQNREVDISVVEKLRYNWSFLESGRPVINFTADTSDITKNNIYLALNSDKNIEFDRIVHTFKAIRDHTVLALRYELRSKAIYYVSLSYNVMEWVPTTEPGDADPYIVSLNQEIFAIDNKLTRALKYDNDDDYGESDGDSDEKESVFIGFSQFLNDLIIQRSSTVKKINTNGVKRILLNISTLQQTLRSLSSNPATIDFNKSLVYFEMFALNEFSMLNRIKQNGDKLTKEQYYNLARLIYSEKLADGNGSSFNKGKYNELIKKIDEVLK from the coding sequence ATGGCACCAAGACGACTTTCATATGTAATGCCCGTACCGGAGCATCTACAGAAGGGCAAAGAGGATGCTATCTCCGATTTAAAAATGATTCACAATGAAATCAAATACGACTGGCCACAAATATTACAAAGCAATGCCAACCCCATTGAAGTTGCAGTGGCATTTCTCGATGATACATCAGTCGGATTGGCCCACAGGTTGAAAGAGTTTAGCGGatttaaaagaagaactGAGGGCGTTTTAAGACATGTAGTTGATGAGCATTATGAGTTGTTTAGTAATAGTATAGGCTCATACCATATGTTGTTATCTTCATTAAACCAATCGAAACAAGattcaaaagaaattaaagagTTTTTGGAGCTGTCTAAGAAAGAGGTGTCTGATCGAAGCTCGCTTTTGGCCGAATTGGCTCAAAGTTCGGCGAGGTATGAAGAAATGATTGAAATACTAGATGCAATCAAGCTATTAAATAATGTCCCAGACGAAATTGACCAACTTATAGCAGAGAAAAAGATTCATGAGATCTACAACGTCATTTCCAATGCTTACAAAACAGCTGAACGATATAGCTTGTGGTCGTTGCCTGCATTGGCTGAAGTAAAAATATATCTTGAGGaacaatcaaacaaatTGCATGATAtgattgttgatgaattgCAAAGCGAGATATACTCAAAGAATGACCGGTCTATAACGAAAAATGGAGAGTCAATATGGCAAACGTTGATTACATCAAAAAGTCCACAGATGGCTTCATTTATCACATTGTTGAAGCTGGAAAATTTGGAGCAATATGTTTACAACTCGGCTAACTTTGATATTTCAGAGGTGGTGGATTATTTGACCGAGCCAGTaagaaaatttttatttgaacAATTGCTTGACTTGCACATCTTTAGCACTGGAGAAGAAGGTGCAGTGAATTACAAAGTATTGTTACAAACAACACTGAATCCAAATAGTGAATCTTACCACTATATTTACAAGCTTTTACTCACAGCATCAAAATTAGGAAGATTAGATCAGGTTGTAGCAACTTTGGTTCAAAGCAATCAACTGGAATTACAAGGGTTGATAAATAGAACTACTGAAGAAGTCAAGTCCAAGAATGGCCATGCATTGTCaaagttgatgaaaaatCTGCACtatgttgaaaaagatagCTTGTTTGATGTTATGACAGGAAACAATTTCAATGATTCTTCCGTGGTTATATTGCTGGAACTATTTGGATCAATAATTGTCAAATGTTTAATCACATTCCAAAAGCATAAAGTTGTTAACGAAGTATGTGCCTTGCTTAATGGAAAACCTGCTTCTACGATCTCGCCAAACGCAACAAACATAGCACCATCAAATGAATTGCTGTACATTTGGAACATTACAAAGTCTGAAATTGAGAATTTGATTATGAGTTATATATACAACGAGGAGGCTTACAGCTTGGGAACACATTTACCATTACTAGATCAGAAGAATGCTAAAACATCgacatcagcaacaacaacaacaacaacaacagcagcggGAGCAGCAACTTCATCATCTATATTACCAACTTCTGTTGCTAGTTCTACTGCGGCAATTAAGCAGCAGAGCATGAAGAACAAGTTGtttaaatttgaaaatgtagACTGGAGCACCACAAAATCAGCACAAGAACTAGCTAGTTCTCTAACTGAAATTTTCCCGGGATTCCATCTTGAGGATGAAGACGATAaagatgcacttgaaatgAAGACTCCTTATTTTGAAGACGAGGCATTTAATGATCAACTTGAAGTTCTTGTGCCTAAAAATTTGTTCAACATGAGGATTATACTTGAACCTTTTTTAATCTTCATTGATGGTTCGCATAGATTATTTGCCAACTTTACTGAGCCGAAAAGTACGAAAAGTGTTGGTAAGCAAGATGCatatcaatttttcaatactTTTATGAAGAGTTCATTTTTGTCCTACTTTGAAGATGCAATTGAGTTGGTTTTTGGTGAGCAAGTTGGTGGATCATACGCTAAAGATGTGTATACCGGTGCTACTGAACCGTCTGGTTTGAAACTTGACTTGATTTCATTGAATAGGGATTCTCAATTAAAACAGTTGGGAAAGAATAGCGTGAGCAAGCTTGACTCGAACCTTGTGATTTACGAAAATGCGTATAATTTCAAAAAGCTTTTCTTGGAgctttgtttgattttgaataCTTCCTTGACGTATAGGGAAGAAATTTCGAACTTGGTGTTGAAGACATTACAAAGTTTTGCTACTGAGTATGGAAAATTATTTCAAGATCTTTTGGCCAGTAATGAGGGACAATTGAATCGACCCGTGCTGCGAATTAGTAAATGGATGAATTTACATACGCTCTCCGAGTTTAGTGGTGATATCTTGATTTTGCGAGAACAACAgaaacatcagcaacagcaacagcatgAGGAGCAACAAGCTTCTGAGAAATTACCTTTGCTTGTTGATGCTGAAAATAGGGTGATTTTAGCAGAAACAAAGGATGTAGCTGTTGTTAAGGATGACTTGTTGGATAATGACTCGTTGACACAAGTtgttcatcttcttcttaccTCGACGTGGGTTTTATCATGGATCCATTTAATTAAAAAGGAATCAAATTACAATATATTTGATGATGAGCAAAACCGCGAGGTGGATATCTCGGTTGTTGAGAAATTGCGCTATAATTGGTCGTTCTTGGAGAGTGGGCGTCCTGTAATAAATTTTACAGCCGACACCAGTGATATCACAAAGAACAATATATACCTTGCGCTAAATCTGGATAAAAATATCGAGTTTGATAGAATCGTTCATACATTTAAAGCTATTAGAGACCATACTGTTTTGGCATTGCGTTATGAGTTGCGAAGCAAGGCTATCTACTATGTGAGTCTTTCATACAATGTTATGGAATGGGTTCCAACGACGGAGCCGGGTGATGCTGACCCGTATATTGTTCTGTTGAACCAAGAGATATTTGCCATTGATAATAAACTTACTAGAGCATTAAAatatgataatgatgatgattatgGGGAACTGGATGGCGATAGTGATGAGAAGGAGAGTGTTTTTATTGGGTTTAGTCAATTTTTGAACGACTTGATTATCCAACGCTCATCAACGGTGAAGAAGATTAATACCAATGGTGTTAAACGCATCTTGTTGAATATTTCAACTTTGCAACAAACATTGAGGAGTTTGTCATCTAATCCTGCTACAATTGATTTCAATAAATCACTAGTGTATTTTGAAATGTTTGCCCTCAATGAATTTAGTATGTTGAATCGAATCAAGCAGAATGGTGACAAGCTTACCAAGGAGCAGTATTATAATCTTGCTAGATTGATTTATAGTGAGAAATTAGCTGATGGTAATGGCTCGCTGTTTAATAAAGGAAAGTACAATGAGTTGATCAAAAAGATTGATGAAGTGTTGAAATGA